Proteins co-encoded in one Streptomyces sp. JH34 genomic window:
- a CDS encoding NAD-dependent epimerase/dehydratase family protein yields MLGATGQIGRAAVRALSGDGWEVTAASLGGGRDDAWDGGVRTVALDREEEGALSAALGDGCDVLVDTVAFGPGHAAQLTGLSGRAGSAVVISSGAVYEDDRGRSFDTQGEPDGFPGYPVPIPESQTTVAPGDETYGTRKIALERELLAAGDALPVTLLRAGAIHGEHCRSPRELYFVKRLLDGRRRRVLAYGGESRFHPVHVSNLAELIRLAALAPAPRVLNAGDPQAPTVAEIGAAVDDVLGLETETVLVAGAPPEGGIGGTPWSGAHPVVYDMAAAGRELGYRPVTGYAQSLPRTVEWLAGRLDGRDWRQAFPKMVRTYGETLFDYAAEDAWLERHDRTT; encoded by the coding sequence GTGCTGGGTGCGACGGGACAGATCGGCCGGGCCGCGGTGCGGGCCCTGTCCGGGGACGGCTGGGAGGTGACCGCCGCCTCCCTCGGCGGCGGCCGGGACGACGCCTGGGACGGCGGCGTCCGCACGGTCGCTCTCGACCGCGAGGAGGAGGGCGCCCTGTCGGCCGCGCTCGGCGACGGCTGTGACGTCCTGGTCGACACGGTCGCGTTCGGACCCGGCCACGCGGCGCAGCTGACCGGGCTGTCGGGCCGGGCCGGCTCCGCGGTGGTCATCTCCAGCGGCGCGGTGTACGAGGACGACCGGGGCCGCAGCTTCGACACGCAGGGAGAGCCGGACGGCTTTCCCGGATACCCCGTGCCGATCCCGGAGAGCCAGACGACGGTGGCGCCCGGCGACGAGACGTACGGGACGCGGAAGATCGCGCTGGAGCGTGAACTGCTGGCGGCCGGGGACGCGTTGCCCGTGACGCTGCTGAGGGCGGGCGCGATCCACGGGGAGCACTGCCGGTCACCGCGCGAGCTGTACTTCGTCAAACGTCTGCTGGACGGGCGCAGGCGGCGTGTCCTGGCGTACGGCGGGGAGAGCCGCTTCCATCCGGTCCATGTGTCCAACCTCGCCGAGCTCATCAGGCTCGCCGCTCTGGCTCCGGCGCCGCGCGTGCTCAACGCGGGGGATCCGCAGGCGCCGACGGTGGCCGAGATCGGGGCGGCCGTCGACGACGTGCTCGGTCTGGAGACCGAGACGGTGCTGGTGGCTGGTGCCCCGCCCGAGGGCGGGATCGGCGGGACGCCGTGGAGCGGCGCGCATCCCGTGGTCTACGACATGGCGGCGGCCGGACGGGAGTTGGGCTACCGCCCGGTGACCGGGTATGCCCAGTCGCTGCCGCGGACCGTCGAATGGCTCGCCGGGCGGCTCGACGGACGGGACTGGAGGCAGGCGTTC
- a CDS encoding lysophospholipid acyltransferase family protein, which translates to MFYYVLKYVVLGPLLRLVFRPRIEGLEHIPDEGAAIVAGNHLSFSDHFLMPAILKRRITFLAKAEYFTGPGIKGKLTAAFFHSIGQIPVDRSGKEAGQAAIREGLGVLSKGELLGIYPEGTRSHDGRLCKGKVGVAVMAIKAGVPVIPCAMVGTFEIQPPGQKMPKIKRVTIRFGEPLDFSRYAGLEDQKAAIRAVTDEIMYAVLGLSGQEYVDEYAVKAKAAQAEESKKFPRRSR; encoded by the coding sequence GTGTTCTATTACGTCCTGAAGTACGTCGTCCTGGGGCCCCTGCTCCGGCTGGTGTTCCGGCCCCGCATCGAAGGACTCGAACACATCCCCGACGAGGGTGCGGCCATCGTCGCGGGCAACCATCTCTCCTTCTCCGACCACTTCCTGATGCCGGCGATCCTCAAGCGCCGCATCACCTTCCTCGCGAAGGCCGAGTACTTCACGGGCCCCGGCATCAAGGGCAAGCTGACCGCGGCGTTCTTCCACAGCATCGGGCAGATCCCGGTGGACCGCTCCGGCAAGGAGGCGGGACAGGCGGCGATCCGCGAGGGGCTGGGGGTGCTGAGCAAGGGTGAACTGCTGGGTATCTACCCGGAGGGCACCCGCTCGCACGACGGACGGCTCTGCAAGGGCAAGGTCGGCGTCGCGGTGATGGCGATCAAGGCAGGGGTCCCGGTCATCCCCTGCGCGATGGTCGGCACCTTCGAGATCCAGCCGCCCGGACAGAAGATGCCGAAGATCAAGCGGGTCACGATCCGGTTCGGGGAGCCGCTGGACTTCTCGCGCTACGCCGGCCTGGAGGACCAGAAGGCCGCCATTCGTGCGGTCACGGACGAGATCATGTACGCCGTTCTCGGCCTCTCCGGTCAGGAGTACGTGGACGAGTACGCGGTCAAGGCGAAGGCGGCGCAGGCCGAGGAGTCGAAGAAGTTCCCGCGCCGGTCACGCTGA